A part of Primulina eburnea isolate SZY01 chromosome 10, ASM2296580v1, whole genome shotgun sequence genomic DNA contains:
- the LOC140803749 gene encoding uncharacterized protein has translation MTKHIKPLYIVAHVNGKPLSRLLIDNGSAVNILPYRILQKLGKNVEDLIPTEVSVAAFTGESTKTLGVLPANITVGSRSSLSAFFVVNSSASFHALLGRDWIHTNHCVPSSMHQLLLMWKWDEVEVVQADSQPYQSNSNAVEARYYDGAFGPIRIRDYKVNGQQ, from the coding sequence ATGACGAAACATATCAAACCACTCTACATTGTAGCTCATGTGAATGGAAAGCCGTTGTCTAGATTGCTGATAGATAATGGATCTGCTGTGAATATTTTGCCGTACAGAATCCTTCAGAAATTGGGGAAGAATGTGGAGGACTTAATTCCTACTGAAGTCTCTGTGGCAGCCTTTACCGGGGAGTCAACAAAAACTCTTGGAGTGTTGCCGGCAAACATCACTGTAGGGTCCCGATCTTCGTTGTCAGCCTTTTTTGTGGTAAATTCCAGTGCTAGTTTCCACGCTTTGTTAGGAAGGGATTGGATTCACACCAATCATTGTGTACCATCATCCATGCACCAGTTATTGTTGATGTGGAAATGGGATGAAGTGGAAGTGGTACAGGCTGATTCACAGCCGTATCAATCTAATTCCAACGCAGTTGAGGCTAGATATTATGATGGAGCCTTCGGACCTATCAGAATTCGTGATTACAAGGTGAATGGACAGCAATGA
- the LOC140802966 gene encoding E3 ubiquitin protein ligase RIE1-like: MNRDYLRFFRGDDDLRPTRNSIATSLTPPFARIATDSDQHRILVDSEQEIYSIDDDCEEDDLAAQIGRDCGYSKPFLFLDMIWNLAFVLVSAFVILTTMQERPSTPLRLWISGYALQCILHMGFVWAEYQRRSIDDDFEGFQDYNFYGVFSSLCHNRIFQKLESVNTVLSSIWWVFGFYWIVMGGQLLLQDSPRLYWLSVVFLAFDVFFLIFCIVVACIVFLVLFCCFPILATVAYAMSIGDGASENDIKSLPKYLFRHQNHTFENERKQVQLTPLSSHSNSMAELFLPPEDSECCICLYKYIDGVELCSLPCNHHFHHKCIAKWLRVNATCPLCKLNILRGDMLV; this comes from the exons ATGAACCGAGATTACCTGCGTTTTTTCCGAGGTGATGACGATTTGAGGCCCACCAGAAATTCCATAGCCACCTCACTCACACCCCCTTTTGCAAGAATAGCCACCGATTCTGACCAGCATAGGATCTTGGTTGATAGTGAACAAGAAATTTACAGTATTGATGACGATTGTGAGGAGGATGATTTAGCAGCTCAAATTGGCAGGGATTGTGGCTACTCAAAACCCTTTCTGTTTCTTGATATGATATGGAATCTGGCATTTGTTCTGGTCTCTGCCTTTGTGATTTTAACCACCATGCAAGAGAGGCCTTCCACTCCTTTGAGGCTGTGGATTAGTGGGTATGCTTTGCAATGCATTCTGCACATGGGGTTTGTGTGGGCTGAGTATCAAAGGCGGAGTATTGATGATGATTTTGAAGGTTTTCAAGATTATAATTTTTATGGGGTGTTCTCTTCTCTCTGTCACAACAG GATATTCCAAAAGTTGGAGTCCGTCAATACTGTTCTTTCGTCAATCTGGTGGGTCTTTGGATTCTATTGGATAGTGATGGGAGGCCAGCTGCTTCTGCAAGATTCTCCACGTCTATACTG GCTATCGGTAGTGTTTTTAGCATTCGATGTGTTCTTTCTGATCTTCTGCATTGTGGTGGCTTGTATTGTTTTTCTTGTGCTGTTCTGTTGCTTTCCGATCTTAGCTACAGTTGCTTACGCAATGTCTATTGGGGATGGGGCCTCGGAAAATGATATCAaatctctaccaaaatatttatttcgcCACCAAAATCACACGTTCGAAAATGAAAGGAAACAAGTTCAGTTAACACCACTGTCAAGCCACAGCAATTCCATGGCTGAGCTTTTTCTTCCTCCAGAGGATTCT GAATGCTGCATATGCctatacaaatatatagatgGGGTGGAGTTATGTTCACTTCCCTGCAACCATCATTTCCACCATAAATGCATTGCTAAATGGCTCCGTGTCAACGCGACGTGCCCTCTCTGCAAACTTAACATTCTTCGGGGCGACATGTTGGTCTGA
- the LOC140802967 gene encoding alpha-L-arabinofuranosidase 1-like, with product MDPSRTSYATLLFMIIGFCIACQCCSSGIDVKQTASLFVNASEKSLRQIPRTMFGISFEEINHSGTGGLWGELVNNRGFEAGGQNTPSNFNPWTILGNESLLHVSTDRSSCFDRNKVALRMEILCDIRGDNICPARGVGIYNPGFWGMNIEEGKTYKVTLYISSSRPTEISVSFIGSKGQQILATGNINTGDVTNWTKKEIFLVAQGTDRNSRLQFTTRKKGIVWFDQVSAMPLSTHKEHGFRADLFNMLVDLKPGFIRFPGGSFVEGKWLANAFRWKETIGPWEERPGHFGDVWQYWTDDGLGFFEYLQLAEDLGALPVWVFNNGISLNDQVDTSLILPFVQDILDAIEFARGDSKSKWGSVRVAMGHTEPFDLRYVAVGNQDCGSKNYRGNYNKFYNAIKQIYPDIKIISNCDGSYQQLDHPADLYDFHVYTNANTMYSMAHNFDHTSRRGPKAFVSEYAVTGNDAGRGNLLKALAEAGFLIGLETNSDVVEMASNAPLFVNANDWSFNPDAIVFDSSEAYGTPSYWMQHFFKESNGAILLDSKLQADPSTSIVTSAISWNDSDKNKSYVRIKVVNLGSNKLPLKISVNGVGKNSFESKGSQMTILTSTNVKDENSFSEPKKVAPITIPLKNVGNNMNVVLPPYSLTSINLLKKPNSICLVGSDTAEKTM from the exons ATGGACCCGAGTCGCACTTCCTATGCTACCCTACTTTTCATGATTATTGGATTCTGCATAGCTTGTCAGTGTTGTTCTAGTGGAATTGATGTAAAACAGACGGCATCGTTGTTCGTTAACGCTTCTGAAAAGTCACTTCGACAAATACCTCGTACCATGTTTGGTATATCATTCGAG GAGATCAATCATTCTGGGACTGGAGGACTGTGGGGAGAGCTAGTCAATAACCGAG GTTTCGAGGCCGGAGGCCAGAATACTCCATCAAACTTTAATCCTTGGACGATCCTGGGGAATGAGTCGTTGTTACATGTTTCAACAGACCGTTCATCCTGCTTCGACAGAAATAAGGTTGCACTTCGAATGGAGATTTTGTGTGACATTCGTGGTGACAATATATGTCCAGCACGAGGAGTTGGCATATATAATCCTGGATTCTGGGGAATG AATATAGAAGAAGGAAAGACATATAAAGTGACGCTATATATTAGTTCATCGCGACCAACTGAAATATCTGTATCATTTATCGGTTCAAAAGGACAACAGATATTAGCCACGGGAAATATAAA CACTGGTGATGTCACAAACTGGACAAAAAAGGAGATCTTCTTGGTAGCACAGGGAACAGATCGTAACTCAAGATTGCAGTTTACGACAAGAAAAAAGGGTATTGTATGGTTTGATCAAGTGTCAGCTATGCCTTTAAGCACACATAAG GAACATGGATTCCGAGCCGATCTTTTCAACATGCTTGTGGACTTGAAGCCGGGTTTTATCAGATTTCCAG GGGGTTCCTTTGTCGAAGGAAAATGGTTAGCCAATGCATTTCGATGGAAAGAAACCATCGGACCATGGGAAGAGAGACCGGGGCATTTTGGAGATGTTTGGCAGTATTGGACTGATGATGGGCTCGGTTTTTTTGAGTATCTCCAA CTCGCAGAAGATTTAGGTGCACTACCGGTTTGGGTGTTCAATAATG GAATCAGTCTTAATGATCAAGTTGACACTTCCCTCATTTTACCTTTTGTGCAA GACATCCTGGATGCTATTGAATTTGCTCGAGGAGACTCCAAGTCTAAGTGGGGTTCTGTTCGAGTTGCAATGGGACACACAGAGCCGTTTGATTTACGATACGTCGCTGTTGGAAATCAAGATTGTGGAAGCAAGAATTATCGAG GAAATTACAATAAGTTCTACAATGCGATAAAACAAATCTATCCAGATATCAAGATTATCTCGAACTGTGATGGCTCATATCAGCAGCTGGATCACCCAGCAGATTTGTACGATTTTCAT GTGTACACGAATGCgaatactatgtattcgatggCTCACAACTTTGATCACACCTCACGTCGTGGCCCAAAG GCTTTTGTGAGTGAGTACGCAGTGACTGGAAATGATGCAGGAAGGGGAAATCTTTTAAAGGCACTTGCTGAGGCTGGTTTTCTTATTGGTCTAGAGACAAATAG CGATGTCGTTGAAATGGCAAGCAATGCACCTTTGTTTGTTAACGCCAATGATTGGAG TTTCAATCCAGATGCTATAGTATTTGATTCTTCAGAGGCATATGGAACTCCAAGTTATTGGATGCAACATTTCTTCAAAGAATCAAATGGTGCCATTCTACTTGATTCCAAACTGCAAGCCGACCCATCAACCTCTATAGTCACATCTGCTATTTCTTGGAATGATTCAGACAAAAACAAAAGTTATGTGAGGATAAAG GTTGTGAACTTAGGTAGCAACAAATTGCCTCTCAAGATTTCAGTTAATGGGGTGGGAAAGAATTCATTTGAATCAAAAGGGTCCCAAATGACGATTTTGACATCCACCAATGTGAAGGATGAAAATTCTTTCAGTGAGCCTAAAAAG GTGGCACCAATTACAATTCCACTTAAAAATGTTGGCAACAATATGAATGTCGTGTTGCCTCCATATTCTTTAACTTCAATTAACTTGTTGAAAAAACCAAATTCTATATGTCTTGTAGGATCCGATACTGCTGAAAAAACTATGTAG